One window of the Eucalyptus grandis isolate ANBG69807.140 chromosome 6, ASM1654582v1, whole genome shotgun sequence genome contains the following:
- the LOC104433978 gene encoding transmembrane 9 superfamily member 5 isoform X3: protein MWEIPSLCSPTEWARSATPDPLIWKKGSLGEVLNGDRLTNSLYNLKFREVKDGEILCEKKLKISDVARLRNAVNEDFYFQMYYDDLPMWGFIGKVENSSWSPVEKGPRYYLFKHVQFDAFYNGNQIIEINAFSDPNHVVDITDDVEVNVKFTYSAFWSPTAIGFEERMSKYSRAALLPVHRRIHWFSLINSTVILILLMGLLTLIFMRRLRNDLRQYSAGDEEEESGVSRTYVCGELFRPPSHFPLFCAVLGSGMQLLTMVCFLSLLAFLGVLYPYSRGSLCTALVLSYILTSVVGGFTATSIQSQFAETGSGWTIPLTGIVYLGPVLAIGFVLNTISMAYGATAALPVGTIFIITFIFVPITVLLLSFGGVIRCFFRTEVRAPSMIRKSLREIPPLAWYKNLPCQMILGGLLSFSSVVLELYELYSTLWGFKISVLPGTLFVTLVILTIVTAVLSVVLTHIQLSSEDHDWWWRCVFRGGSVAIFMFAYCMYFYARSNMSGFLQLSIFLGYSTLLCYAIFLILGAVGFMASLMFICRNYEAVKSE from the exons ATGTGGGAGATCCCGTCCCTCTGTTCGCCAACCGAGTGGGCCCGCTCCGCAACCCCAG ACCCACTGATCTGGAAGAAGGGATCTCTTGGGGAAGTTTTGAATGGCGACCGCTTAACCAATTCCTTGTACAATTTGAAATTTCGGGAGGTTAAGGATGGGGAGATTCTGTGcgagaaaaaactaaaaattagtGATGTTGCAAGATTAAGGAATGCTGTAAATGAAGATTTTTACTTCCAGATGTACTATGATGATCTTCCAATGTGGGGGTTCATTGGGAAAGTGGAAAATAGTAGCTGGAGTCCAGTCGAAAAGGGACCTAGATATTATTTGTTCAAGCATGTGCAATTTGATGCCTTTTACAATGGCAACCaaattatagaaataaatgcTTTCAGTGACCCAAATCATGTTGTCGATATAACTGATGATGTTGAGGTCAATGTAAAGTTTACTTATTCAGCTTTCTGGAGTCCAACCGCAATTGGTTTTGAGGAAAGAATGAGCAAATATTCAAGGGCTGCATTACTGCCAGTCCACCGCCGGATACATTGGTTCTCACTCATCAACTCTACCGTCATCTTGATTCTTTTGATGGGTTTGTTGACACTTATTTTCATGAGGCGCTTAAGAAATGACCTAAGGCA ATACTCTGCtggagacgaagaagaagaaagtggtGTTTCCAGGACATATGTTTGTGGCGAATTATTCAGGCCTCCATCACATTTTCCCCTGTTTTGCGCAGTCTTAGGCTCAGGAATGCAGTTATTGACTAT GGTTTGCTTTTTATCTCTCCTAGCATTCCTCGGTGTCCTCTATCCATACAGCCGTGGATCCCTATGCACTGCTTTGGTTCTGAGTTATATTCTCACATCTGTGGTTGGTGGATTTACCGCAACTTCTATTCAAAGTCAATTTGCTGAAACTGGATCG GGGTGGACCATTCCCCTTACTGGGATAGTTTACTTGGGCCCAGTACTTGCAATAGGTTTTGTCCTTAATacaatttccatggcttatggaGCCACAGCTGCACTTCCAGTTGGCACCATTTTCATAATCACCTTCATTTTTGTGCCAATTACTGTTCTGTTGCTTTCCTTTGGCGGGGTAATACGATGCTTTTTCAGGACAGAAGTTCGTGCACCTTCCATGATAAGGAAAAGTTTGAGAGAGATTCCACCACTAGCTTGGTACAAAAATTTGCCATGTCAAATGATTCTAGGAGGTCTCTTATCATTTAGTTCTGTTGTTCTGGAGTTATACGAGCTGTACTCGACCCTTTGGGGTTTCAAGATCAGTGTTCTTCCAGGCACTTTGTTTGTGACATTGGTCATCCTCACCATAGTGACAGCTGTTCTTAGTGTTGTTCTGACACACATCCAGCTTTCATCTGAAGACCATGATTGGTGGTGGAG GTGCGTGTTTCGTGGGGGCTCAGTGGCCATATTTATGTTCGCCTATTGCATGTACTTCTACGCAAGGTCAAACATGAGTGGCTTCTTGCAGCTATCGATTTTCTTGGGCTATAGTACTTTACTGTGTTATGCAATTTTTCTCATACTCGGTGCAGTCGGTTTCATGGCTTCACTAATGTTCATCTGCCGTAATTATGAAGCTGTGAAGAGTGAATGA
- the LOC104433978 gene encoding transmembrane 9 superfamily member 5 isoform X1: MASGTRRRNLLVALLVLIVSPGNRFAAASPEDHRYNVGDPVPLFANRVGPLRNPSETYEYHDFPFCRPDPLIWKKGSLGEVLNGDRLTNSLYNLKFREVKDGEILCEKKLKISDVARLRNAVNEDFYFQMYYDDLPMWGFIGKVENSSWSPVEKGPRYYLFKHVQFDAFYNGNQIIEINAFSDPNHVVDITDDVEVNVKFTYSAFWSPTAIGFEERMSKYSRAALLPVHRRIHWFSLINSTVILILLMGLLTLIFMRRLRNDLRQYSAGDEEEESGVSRTYVCGELFRPPSHFPLFCAVLGSGMQLLTMVCFLSLLAFLGVLYPYSRGSLCTALVLSYILTSVVGGFTATSIQSQFAETGSGWTIPLTGIVYLGPVLAIGFVLNTISMAYGATAALPVGTIFIITFIFVPITVLLLSFGGVIRCFFRTEVRAPSMIRKSLREIPPLAWYKNLPCQMILGGLLSFSSVVLELYELYSTLWGFKISVLPGTLFVTLVILTIVTAVLSVVLTHIQLSSEDHDWWWRCVFRGGSVAIFMFAYCMYFYARSNMSGFLQLSIFLGYSTLLCYAIFLILGAVGFMASLMFICRNYEAVKSE; encoded by the exons ATGGCGTCCGGCACCCGCCGCCGGAATCTCCTCGTCGCGCTGCTCGTGCTTATCGTGTCGCCGGGGAATCGGTTCGCGGCGGCGTCGCCGGAGGATCACCGCTACAATGTGGGAGATCCCGTCCCTCTGTTCGCCAACCGAGTGGGCCCGCTCCGCAACCCCAG TGAGACCTACGAATACCATGACTTCCCATTTTGCCGCCCAG ACCCACTGATCTGGAAGAAGGGATCTCTTGGGGAAGTTTTGAATGGCGACCGCTTAACCAATTCCTTGTACAATTTGAAATTTCGGGAGGTTAAGGATGGGGAGATTCTGTGcgagaaaaaactaaaaattagtGATGTTGCAAGATTAAGGAATGCTGTAAATGAAGATTTTTACTTCCAGATGTACTATGATGATCTTCCAATGTGGGGGTTCATTGGGAAAGTGGAAAATAGTAGCTGGAGTCCAGTCGAAAAGGGACCTAGATATTATTTGTTCAAGCATGTGCAATTTGATGCCTTTTACAATGGCAACCaaattatagaaataaatgcTTTCAGTGACCCAAATCATGTTGTCGATATAACTGATGATGTTGAGGTCAATGTAAAGTTTACTTATTCAGCTTTCTGGAGTCCAACCGCAATTGGTTTTGAGGAAAGAATGAGCAAATATTCAAGGGCTGCATTACTGCCAGTCCACCGCCGGATACATTGGTTCTCACTCATCAACTCTACCGTCATCTTGATTCTTTTGATGGGTTTGTTGACACTTATTTTCATGAGGCGCTTAAGAAATGACCTAAGGCA ATACTCTGCtggagacgaagaagaagaaagtggtGTTTCCAGGACATATGTTTGTGGCGAATTATTCAGGCCTCCATCACATTTTCCCCTGTTTTGCGCAGTCTTAGGCTCAGGAATGCAGTTATTGACTAT GGTTTGCTTTTTATCTCTCCTAGCATTCCTCGGTGTCCTCTATCCATACAGCCGTGGATCCCTATGCACTGCTTTGGTTCTGAGTTATATTCTCACATCTGTGGTTGGTGGATTTACCGCAACTTCTATTCAAAGTCAATTTGCTGAAACTGGATCG GGGTGGACCATTCCCCTTACTGGGATAGTTTACTTGGGCCCAGTACTTGCAATAGGTTTTGTCCTTAATacaatttccatggcttatggaGCCACAGCTGCACTTCCAGTTGGCACCATTTTCATAATCACCTTCATTTTTGTGCCAATTACTGTTCTGTTGCTTTCCTTTGGCGGGGTAATACGATGCTTTTTCAGGACAGAAGTTCGTGCACCTTCCATGATAAGGAAAAGTTTGAGAGAGATTCCACCACTAGCTTGGTACAAAAATTTGCCATGTCAAATGATTCTAGGAGGTCTCTTATCATTTAGTTCTGTTGTTCTGGAGTTATACGAGCTGTACTCGACCCTTTGGGGTTTCAAGATCAGTGTTCTTCCAGGCACTTTGTTTGTGACATTGGTCATCCTCACCATAGTGACAGCTGTTCTTAGTGTTGTTCTGACACACATCCAGCTTTCATCTGAAGACCATGATTGGTGGTGGAG GTGCGTGTTTCGTGGGGGCTCAGTGGCCATATTTATGTTCGCCTATTGCATGTACTTCTACGCAAGGTCAAACATGAGTGGCTTCTTGCAGCTATCGATTTTCTTGGGCTATAGTACTTTACTGTGTTATGCAATTTTTCTCATACTCGGTGCAGTCGGTTTCATGGCTTCACTAATGTTCATCTGCCGTAATTATGAAGCTGTGAAGAGTGAATGA
- the LOC104433977 gene encoding protein BIC2, which yields MAAASLVGDENGPRRPVPACARPPASKTAASCEESPPPSPRPLERPQTLWLLEHYANIGEAKAGSAQAQAQPQPQPQPQPQQDSTCSGREKLKRHRDEVAGRVPIPDSWGQESFLKDWMDYSAFDTLLAPRGIASAREALMAEGRRRRGAAPQHQRLRIEGRC from the coding sequence ATGGCAGCGGCGTCCCTAGTCGGGGACGAGAACGGTCCGCGCCGCCCCGTCCCTGCATGTGCGCGTCCGCCGGCAAGCAAGACCGCCGCATCGTGCGAGGAGTCTCCTCCTCCGTCTCCGAGACCGCTAGAGCGTCCACAAACGCTGTGGCTTTTGGAGCATTATGCTAATATTGGGGAGGCCAAAGCCGGCTCGGCACAGGCACAGGCACAGCCTCAGCCtcagccgcagccgcagcctCAGCAGGACAGCACGTGCAGCGGGCGCGAGAAGCTGAAGAGGCACCGAGATGAGGTCGCGGGTCGAGTCCCCATACCCGACTCGTGGGGTCAAGAGAGCTTCTTGAAGGATTGGATGGATTACTCGGCGTTCGACACGTTGTTGGCGCCGAGGGGGATCGCCTCGGCCCGTGAGGCGTTGATGGCcgaggggcggcggcggcggggggcggcGCCTCAGCATCAGAGGCTGAGAATAGAGGGCAGGTGCTGA
- the LOC104433980 gene encoding F-box/LRR-repeat protein At1g67190, whose amino-acid sequence MESLPIEVIGSILSRLAAARDVVVASATCRKWLEARRKHLRSLSFSVGDWSGYRDYGSSQAGIWITQTIFQTAGLESLSLQLDDVDEELSASAVVAWLLYTRETLRSLRYNVRTIGDVNILEICGRQKLENLVLSHNSISGVEPNYYRFAGLKSLSLSHVSISALDLSLLVSTCPKLEKLDLISPVIAMSDAQVTVEVSSATLRHFYIEATSLDKFVLEADSIESLHLKSCSLELFELIGKGTLKHFKIDDVSVLHLDIGDAVDNLDTVDVRDFTITSPKFFQMISKSAKLRRLRLWDLMFDDEDEIVEIETIALCFPQLSHLSLSCDLRDEVLLYGLHGCFHFENVVVLELGWTFLNDLFSDWVKLMLKCCPNLKKLIINGVVSDLKTHEERQLLANFTLAIVCVMREYVNIEVVFVYK is encoded by the coding sequence ATGGAGAGCCTGCCTATTGAAGTCATCGGGAGCATACTGTCGCGGCTGGCCGCCGCCAGGGACGTGGTCGTGGCCTCCGCCACGTGCCGGAAGTGGCTAGAAGCTCGCCGCAAGCACCTCCGTAGCCTCTCGTTTAGTGTAGGCGATTGGTCTGGTTATCGTGACTATGGCAGCAGTCAGGCAGGGATTTGGATAACCCAGACCATATTTCAGACCGCCGGATTGGAGAGTCTCTCGCTTCAATTGGACGACGTCGATGAAGAGCTTTCGGCTTCTGCAGTGGTGGCTTGGCTCTTGTACACTAGGGAGACGTTGCGCAGCTTACGTTATAACGTCCGGACGATCGGAGATGTGAACATCCTCGAAATTTGCGGGAGGCAGAAGCTTGAGAATCTGGTCTTGTCGCATAATTCCATATCAGGGGTCGAACCGAATTATTACAGGTTTGCTGGCTTGAAGTCCCTCTCTTTGAGTCATGTCAGTATCTCGGCATTGGATTTGAGTCTTCTAGTCAGCACGTGTCCGAAGCTTGAGAAATTGGATCTCATTAGTCCAGTCATTGCAATGTCAGATGCACAAGTCACGGTTGAGGTCAGTAGCGCTACGTTGAGGCACTTTTATATTGAGGCGACAAGTTTGGACAAATTCGTTTTGGAAGCAGATAGTATCGAGTCTTTGCATCTAAAAAGTTGCTCCCTTGAGCTTTTCGAACTCATTGGAAAGGGGACTTTGAAGCATTTTAAGATTGATGACGTAAGCGTTCTACATCTTGATATTGGTGACGCTGTTGATAATCTTGACACAGTGGATGTTAGGGACTTCACAATTACGTCTCCAAAGTTCTTTCAGATGATTTCGAAATCAGCAAAATTGAGGAGGCTGCGCCTTTGGGATTTAATGTTTGATGACGAGGATGAGATTGTGGAAATAGAAACCATTGCTCTTTGCTTTCCACAGCTTAGCCATCTGTCGTTGAGTTGCGACTTGAGAGATGAAGTGCTTCTATATGGTCTTCATGgatgttttcattttgaaaatgtgGTTGTTTTGGAGCTTGGATGGACTTTTCTGAATGATCTCTTTTCAGACTGGGTCAAATTAATGCTAAAATGTTGCCCAAATCTTAAGAAGTTGATTATTAATGGAGTTGTCTCAGACCTCAAAACCCATGAAGAACGTCAGTTGCTGGCCAATTTCACCTTGGCTATTGTATGTGTCATGCGGGAATATGTCAACATAGAAGTAGTGTTTGTGTACAAGTAG
- the LOC104433978 gene encoding transmembrane 9 superfamily member 5 isoform X2: protein MASGTRRRNLLVALLVLIVSPGNRFAAASPEDHRYNVGDPVPLFANRVGPLRNPSETYEYHDFPFCRPDPLIWKKGSLGEVLNGDRLTNSLYNLKFREVKDGEILCEKKLKISDVARLRNAVNEDFYFQMYYDDLPMWGFIGKVENSSWSPVEKGPRYYLFKHVQFDAFYNGNQIIEINAFSDPNHVVDITDDVEVNVKFTYSAFWSPTAIGFEERMSKYSRAALLPVHRRIHWFSLINSTVILILLMGLLTLIFMRRLRNDLRYSAGDEEEESGVSRTYVCGELFRPPSHFPLFCAVLGSGMQLLTMVCFLSLLAFLGVLYPYSRGSLCTALVLSYILTSVVGGFTATSIQSQFAETGSGWTIPLTGIVYLGPVLAIGFVLNTISMAYGATAALPVGTIFIITFIFVPITVLLLSFGGVIRCFFRTEVRAPSMIRKSLREIPPLAWYKNLPCQMILGGLLSFSSVVLELYELYSTLWGFKISVLPGTLFVTLVILTIVTAVLSVVLTHIQLSSEDHDWWWRCVFRGGSVAIFMFAYCMYFYARSNMSGFLQLSIFLGYSTLLCYAIFLILGAVGFMASLMFICRNYEAVKSE, encoded by the exons ATGGCGTCCGGCACCCGCCGCCGGAATCTCCTCGTCGCGCTGCTCGTGCTTATCGTGTCGCCGGGGAATCGGTTCGCGGCGGCGTCGCCGGAGGATCACCGCTACAATGTGGGAGATCCCGTCCCTCTGTTCGCCAACCGAGTGGGCCCGCTCCGCAACCCCAG TGAGACCTACGAATACCATGACTTCCCATTTTGCCGCCCAG ACCCACTGATCTGGAAGAAGGGATCTCTTGGGGAAGTTTTGAATGGCGACCGCTTAACCAATTCCTTGTACAATTTGAAATTTCGGGAGGTTAAGGATGGGGAGATTCTGTGcgagaaaaaactaaaaattagtGATGTTGCAAGATTAAGGAATGCTGTAAATGAAGATTTTTACTTCCAGATGTACTATGATGATCTTCCAATGTGGGGGTTCATTGGGAAAGTGGAAAATAGTAGCTGGAGTCCAGTCGAAAAGGGACCTAGATATTATTTGTTCAAGCATGTGCAATTTGATGCCTTTTACAATGGCAACCaaattatagaaataaatgcTTTCAGTGACCCAAATCATGTTGTCGATATAACTGATGATGTTGAGGTCAATGTAAAGTTTACTTATTCAGCTTTCTGGAGTCCAACCGCAATTGGTTTTGAGGAAAGAATGAGCAAATATTCAAGGGCTGCATTACTGCCAGTCCACCGCCGGATACATTGGTTCTCACTCATCAACTCTACCGTCATCTTGATTCTTTTGATGGGTTTGTTGACACTTATTTTCATGAGGCGCTTAAGAAATGACCTAAG ATACTCTGCtggagacgaagaagaagaaagtggtGTTTCCAGGACATATGTTTGTGGCGAATTATTCAGGCCTCCATCACATTTTCCCCTGTTTTGCGCAGTCTTAGGCTCAGGAATGCAGTTATTGACTAT GGTTTGCTTTTTATCTCTCCTAGCATTCCTCGGTGTCCTCTATCCATACAGCCGTGGATCCCTATGCACTGCTTTGGTTCTGAGTTATATTCTCACATCTGTGGTTGGTGGATTTACCGCAACTTCTATTCAAAGTCAATTTGCTGAAACTGGATCG GGGTGGACCATTCCCCTTACTGGGATAGTTTACTTGGGCCCAGTACTTGCAATAGGTTTTGTCCTTAATacaatttccatggcttatggaGCCACAGCTGCACTTCCAGTTGGCACCATTTTCATAATCACCTTCATTTTTGTGCCAATTACTGTTCTGTTGCTTTCCTTTGGCGGGGTAATACGATGCTTTTTCAGGACAGAAGTTCGTGCACCTTCCATGATAAGGAAAAGTTTGAGAGAGATTCCACCACTAGCTTGGTACAAAAATTTGCCATGTCAAATGATTCTAGGAGGTCTCTTATCATTTAGTTCTGTTGTTCTGGAGTTATACGAGCTGTACTCGACCCTTTGGGGTTTCAAGATCAGTGTTCTTCCAGGCACTTTGTTTGTGACATTGGTCATCCTCACCATAGTGACAGCTGTTCTTAGTGTTGTTCTGACACACATCCAGCTTTCATCTGAAGACCATGATTGGTGGTGGAG GTGCGTGTTTCGTGGGGGCTCAGTGGCCATATTTATGTTCGCCTATTGCATGTACTTCTACGCAAGGTCAAACATGAGTGGCTTCTTGCAGCTATCGATTTTCTTGGGCTATAGTACTTTACTGTGTTATGCAATTTTTCTCATACTCGGTGCAGTCGGTTTCATGGCTTCACTAATGTTCATCTGCCGTAATTATGAAGCTGTGAAGAGTGAATGA